The DNA region ACGGAAGCCGTTGTTGTCGCGGAACACGCAGGAAATCGCCGCGATGCGCTGCAGGTGATGCGGCAGGAAATCGCCGCCGGTCTTCTCGCGGCGCGCGGCGAACGCATGTTCGGCCACCGCGGCATCGTCGAGCGTCGCGGGCAGATCTTCCAGACGGCGAATGCCGTCGACATCGGGAATGGTCTCGATGTCAAAAACGAGAATCGGAGTCATCAGTTACAGAACGGCGTCCTTGCGAACGCCATTGGAGGCAAAGAACCGCTTGAGGCGCACCAGCGCTTCCTGCTGGATCTGCCGCACGCGCTCGCGCGTGAGCCCCATCTCGTCCGCCAGCTCCTCGAGCGTGGCCGGTTCGATGTGGTTCAGGCCGAAGCGGCGCTCGATCACGTGGCGGTGCTTGTCGGACAGACGTGACAGCCACGCGCGCGTGAGCGTCTCGAGCTCGCGGTGCTGCACCTCGGCGTCGGGCGACTGGCTCTGGTCGTCGGGCAGCAGATCGAGCAGGCTGCTCGCGGGATCGAGGTCGAGCGGTGCGTCGAGCGATGCGGTGTGCTCGTTGAGCGCGAGGATGTCGGTGACTTCCTCGGCGGTCTTGCCGGTGAGATAGGCGATGTCGTCGATGCTGGCTTCGCGGCGCTCGGCCGCCTCGCCCGTCGACATCGAATTCTTTTCGAGGTGGCGCTTCGCGCGCAGCACCTGGTTCAGCTCGCGGATCACGTGCACGGGCAGGCGCACGGTGCGCGCCTGGTTCATGATCGCCCGCTCGATGCTCTGGCGGATCCACCACGTCGCATAGGTCGAGAAGCGAAAGCCGCGCGTCGGGTCGAATTTCTCGATCGCGTGCATCAGGCCGAGGTTGCCTTCCTCGATCAGGTCGAGCAGCGGCACGCCGCGGTTCAGGTAACCCTTCGCGATACTGACGACGAGGCGCAGGTTGCGCTCGATCATCACCTGCCGCGCCTCGAATTCGCCGGCCTTCGCGAGACGCGAATAGCGCTGCTCCTCCTCGACGGTCAGGAGCGGCTTCACGCTGATGCGGTTCAGGTAATGCTGGATCGTGTCGGCCGTGAGCTCGGCCTGCAGCAATGCGCGGAAATCGTCGACGTCGGGCGCTGCTTCCGCACGGCCTTCGCGCTCGCCGTCGCCGTCCGCTTCGGCGTCGCTTGCCTCGAGATCACGTTCGTTTTCCGCGACGTCGTCTTCGTCGTCCTTCGAAGCGCCAGCTCGCCCCACCGATGCTTGCGTGGCACGACTGATCTTCTCAGACTCGGCTTGCGGCTCGTGGCGCTTCGATTTCGGCATGGTCGTCTCGGTTATTGAGGCGGCAAATACTTCAGCGGATCGACAGGTTTACCCTGCCGGCGAACCTCGAAATGCAGCATCACGCGGTCGGCATCGCTGTTACCCATCTCGGCGATCTTCTGCCCCTTCGTCACCGCGTCCCCCTCTTTTACCATCAAAGCGCGATTATGTGCATACGCCGTGAGGTAAGTTGCATCGTGTTTGATGATAATGAGGTTGCCGTAGCCACGCAGGCCATTGCCCGAGTAGACGACGCGGCCGTCGGCCGCCGCCTTCACGGGTTCACCCGACGTGCCGCCGATATTGACGCCCTTGTTCTTCGCGTCGTCGAAACCGTTCAGCAGCGGGCCGCGCACGGGCCATGCAAACGTCACGGGGCCGCTCGGCGCTGCTGCCGTATCGCTCGATGCGGCGGCGGCAGCCGGCGGCGCGACCGCGGACGACGACGCGCCTGCGGCCGGCGTCGCGGGACCACTGCTGAGCGGCGCGGTCGCGACGGCGGTGCCGCCGATCGGCGCGGCAACCTGCGAGCCGGCAACCGCGGCGCCACCCGGCGGCGCCACGCGCAGCAGTTGGTCGACTTCGATCTGGTTCGGGTTGGTCAGGTTGTTCCACGCGGCGATGTCGCGATAGTTCTGCCCGTTCTCGAGTGCGATCCGGTACAGCGTGTCACCCGGTTTCACCCGGTAGAAGCCGGGCGGCGGCGGGCCGAGCGGCACTGCCGGCTGCGCGGCAGCGGTCGTGCCGAGCGTTCCGGAGCGGTCGACGACGGGCGCGTTGTCGAGGCGCGTCGCACAGGCGGCCAGTAGCGTGGAGAATGCAGCCACACAGATCGCGCGCTGGGCGAACGTGAGCGGTTCCCTGGTTCGGTTGTTTTGCATCGCGCGCAACATACTCATCGGTTTCAAATCACTCCGGATTTTAAAGGGACAAAGAAAACACGATCAAGCCGGGACTCTCGCCATTGCGCGGGCGCGACGCGCTCGACCAGCGTGAGCACCTGGTGCTGCCCGCTCTGCGCGCCGACCGGCGCGACGAGCCGCCCGCCGATCGCGAGCTGCTCGAGCAGCGCCTGCGGCACGTCGAGCCCCGCCGCCGCGATCACGATCGCGTCGAACGGCGCGGCGGACGGCAGGCCGACACGCCCGTCGCCATAATGCAAACGGATGTTCGGCACGCGCAGCGGCCGCAGGTTCAGCTTCGCGCGCTCGTAGAGCGGCTTGATGCGTTCAATCGAATACACGTCGCGCGCTACGTGACTCAGCACCGCGGCCTGGTAGCCGCAACCGGTGCCGATCTCGAGCACGCGCTCGAGTGTGCGGCCGGCCATCGCGAGCTCGATCATGCGCGCGACGACCGACGGCTTTGAGATCGTTTGCTGGTGGCCGATCGGCAACGCGGCATCCTCGTAGGCCTGCGTCGCGAGCCCCGGATCCACGAACATGTGGCGCGGCACCGCGGCCATCGCATCCAGCACGCGCGCGTCGGTCACGCCGTTCGCGCGCAGGCGTTCGACCATGCGCTCGCGCACACGTTCCGAGGTCAGCGCGAACGCGCCGGCCGGCGCGATCGTCGGCGCGGCCGGCTTCGGCATCGCGGGCTTCAGCACGGTCGGCTTCGGTGCGGTCGCAGGCTTCGCGGCGGCCGTGCCGGGCAGCGCGCGAGCGGCGCCCGTCTTCGCCACCGGCTTGAGCACGGCGGCGGGCTTGTCGGCGGCCTTCGGCACCGCGCTCGCCGCATGGCGTTCGCCGGACCCGGACCGGACTTCCGATTTGCGTGGCGCTCGCTTGAGATCTTCGAGCGCGAGCGGGAACCGCTTCGCGCGCTCGCCGCTCATGAAGCCCGCCCGCCTGCACGCGCCCATTCGCGCGTTGCAGGCAGCATTTGCGTATGCGTGAGATCGAGCTGCAGCGGCGTGATCGACACGAAACCGTTTGCGACGGCGTGGAAATCGGTACCTTCGCTCGCGTCCAGCGCGGCACCCGCTGCACCGATCCAGTAGACCGGCTCGCCGCGCGGGTCGGTCTGGCGAATCACCGGCTGCGACGGGTGGCGCTTGCCGAGGCGCGTGACCTTCCAGCCCCTCAGCTCGTCGTACGGCAGATTCGGAATATTGACGTTCAGCAACGGCTGACCGGGCAGCGGATGCGCGAGGTAATGCTCGACGATTTCCGCGGCGACGCGCGCGGCGTCGGCCAGATGCGCCCAGCCCTTGTCGGCCAGCGAGAACGCGATGGCCGGCACGCCGAACATGATGCCTTCGGTGGCGGCCGCAACTGTCCCTGAATAGAGGGTGTCTTCGCCCATGTTCTGGCCGTTGTTGATCCCCGACACGACGAGGTCCGGACGCTCGTCGGCCATCCCCGTCAACGCGACGTGCACCGAGTCGGTCGGCGTGCCGTTCACGTAGAAGAAACCCGTATTCGTCGCGCGCTGCACCGACAGCGGCCGCGACAGCGTGAGGGAATTCGACGCGCCGCTGCAGTTCTGCTCGGGTGCGATCACGGTGAGGTCGGCCAACGGCCGCAGCGCGTCGCTGAGCGCGGCGAGACCGGGGGCGAGATAGCCGTCGTCGTTGCTGAGTAGGATTCGCATCCGGCGATTGTAACCGAGGAAAGATGGCGCGAGAGCGACAGTCCGGCGGCGTCTGACGGGCCCGCGCGCAGCTCGCGCATGCGGTGCGCCGCCGCACTGCGCGGCGGCGTTCCACCCACTCGGGAAAACACTCGGCTGCCCGCAGTCATCGACCCGGAAGGAAGTCCCGTCCGGGAAACCCCGCGCGCTTCGCCGGCGCTGGGGACGACGCTCAGATCGCGCCGGCCTCGCGCAGCGCGGCGATCGCCTGCGCGTCGTAGCCGAGGCCGCGCAGCACCTCTTCCGTGTGCTCGCCGAGTTCGGGCCCGAGCCAGCGCGTTTCGCCCGGCGTGCCGGACAGCTTCGGCGTGACGTTCGGCAGCGGAATGTCGGTGCCGTCGGCGAGCTTGAAACGCTGGATCATCTGTCGCGCGACGAACTGGGGATCGGTGAACATGTCGGCGGCGCTGTAGATGCGCCCGGCCGGCACGTCGGCCGCGTTGAGCACGGCCAGCGCGTCGTCGATCGTGCGCGGCGCGAGCCACGCGGCGATCGCGTCGTCGATTTCCTGCGTGCGCGGCACGCGTCCGTCGTTGCGTGCGAGTGCGGGATCGTCCGCGAGGTCGTCGCGCTCGATCGCCTTCATCAGCCGCTTGAAGATCGGGTCGCTGTTGCCGCCGATCACGATGCTGCCGTCGCGACACGCGTAGGTGTTCGACGGCACGATGCCCGGCAGCGACGCGCCGGTGCGCTCGCGCACCATCCCGTACACGCCGTATTCGGGCACCACGCTTTCCATCATGTTGAATACCGCTTCATACAGCGCAACGTCGACCACCTGCCCCGCGCCGCCATTCACGTTGCGGTGGTGGAGCGCCATCAGCGCGCCGATCACGCCGTGCAGCGCGGCGATCGAGTCGCCGATCGAGATGCCGATGCGCGGCGGCGGCAACTCCGGATAGCCGGTGATGTGACGCAATCCGCCCATCGATTCGGCGATCGCGCCGAAGCCGGGCCGGTCGCGGTACGGGCCCGTCTGCCCGTAGCCGGACAGGCGCACCATCACGAGACCGGGGTTGTCGGCCGACAGGATGTCGTAGCCGAGGCCGAGCTTCTCGAGCAGGCCCGGGCGAAAGTTTTCGACCACGATGTCGGCCTCGCGCGCGAGCTGCCGCGCGATCGCCTTGCCGGCATCGGATTTCAGGTTGAGGGTGACCGATTTCTTGTTGCGCGCCTGGACCGACCACCACAGCGACGTGCCGCCCTGCTCCGGATGCAGCTTGCGCCACTTGCGCAGCGGGTCGCCGCCGTTCGGATCCTCGATCTTGATCACTTCCGCGCCGAATT from Burkholderia ambifaria AMMD includes:
- the rpoS gene encoding RNA polymerase sigma factor RpoS, yielding MPKSKRHEPQAESEKISRATQASVGRAGASKDDEDDVAENERDLEASDAEADGDGEREGRAEAAPDVDDFRALLQAELTADTIQHYLNRISVKPLLTVEEEQRYSRLAKAGEFEARQVMIERNLRLVVSIAKGYLNRGVPLLDLIEEGNLGLMHAIEKFDPTRGFRFSTYATWWIRQSIERAIMNQARTVRLPVHVIRELNQVLRAKRHLEKNSMSTGEAAERREASIDDIAYLTGKTAEEVTDILALNEHTASLDAPLDLDPASSLLDLLPDDQSQSPDAEVQHRELETLTRAWLSRLSDKHRHVIERRFGLNHIEPATLEELADEMGLTRERVRQIQQEALVRLKRFFASNGVRKDAVL
- a CDS encoding peptidoglycan DD-metalloendopeptidase family protein; this encodes MSMLRAMQNNRTREPLTFAQRAICVAAFSTLLAACATRLDNAPVVDRSGTLGTTAAAQPAVPLGPPPPGFYRVKPGDTLYRIALENGQNYRDIAAWNNLTNPNQIEVDQLLRVAPPGGAAVAGSQVAAPIGGTAVATAPLSSGPATPAAGASSSAVAPPAAAAASSDTAAAPSGPVTFAWPVRGPLLNGFDDAKNKGVNIGGTSGEPVKAAADGRVVYSGNGLRGYGNLIIIKHDATYLTAYAHNRALMVKEGDAVTKGQKIAEMGNSDADRVMLHFEVRRQGKPVDPLKYLPPQ
- a CDS encoding protein-L-isoaspartate(D-aspartate) O-methyltransferase; protein product: MSGERAKRFPLALEDLKRAPRKSEVRSGSGERHAASAVPKAADKPAAVLKPVAKTGAARALPGTAAAKPATAPKPTVLKPAMPKPAAPTIAPAGAFALTSERVRERMVERLRANGVTDARVLDAMAAVPRHMFVDPGLATQAYEDAALPIGHQQTISKPSVVARMIELAMAGRTLERVLEIGTGCGYQAAVLSHVARDVYSIERIKPLYERAKLNLRPLRVPNIRLHYGDGRVGLPSAAPFDAIVIAAAGLDVPQALLEQLAIGGRLVAPVGAQSGQHQVLTLVERVAPAQWRESRLDRVFFVPLKSGVI
- the surE gene encoding 5'/3'-nucleotidase SurE, encoding MRILLSNDDGYLAPGLAALSDALRPLADLTVIAPEQNCSGASNSLTLSRPLSVQRATNTGFFYVNGTPTDSVHVALTGMADERPDLVVSGINNGQNMGEDTLYSGTVAAATEGIMFGVPAIAFSLADKGWAHLADAARVAAEIVEHYLAHPLPGQPLLNVNIPNLPYDELRGWKVTRLGKRHPSQPVIRQTDPRGEPVYWIGAAGAALDASEGTDFHAVANGFVSITPLQLDLTHTQMLPATREWARAGGRAS
- a CDS encoding CaiB/BaiF CoA transferase family protein, producing the protein MSTSQGPLAGVKVLEFGTLIAGPFASRLLAEFGAEVIKIEDPNGGDPLRKWRKLHPEQGGTSLWWSVQARNKKSVTLNLKSDAGKAIARQLAREADIVVENFRPGLLEKLGLGYDILSADNPGLVMVRLSGYGQTGPYRDRPGFGAIAESMGGLRHITGYPELPPPRIGISIGDSIAALHGVIGALMALHHRNVNGGAGQVVDVALYEAVFNMMESVVPEYGVYGMVRERTGASLPGIVPSNTYACRDGSIVIGGNSDPIFKRLMKAIERDDLADDPALARNDGRVPRTQEIDDAIAAWLAPRTIDDALAVLNAADVPAGRIYSAADMFTDPQFVARQMIQRFKLADGTDIPLPNVTPKLSGTPGETRWLGPELGEHTEEVLRGLGYDAQAIAALREAGAI